The segment CGGCTCCAGAGAGCTTGGGAAGAGATAGAAGCAGCAGGGGAATTTGACATTCAGATTGTCAATGACGATTTAGAGCGGGCGCTGGGCGAAATTGAAATCGCTTTATTCGAGCCAGTTGCAGCTGTCTGCTGAGTCAATTTAGCGCAGCAATTTGTCTCGTGCAGTCAAGTTGACTACACACTACAACAAGTGGGCGATCTTTATGATGCCCACTTAGTTTAACGGGTTAACAGAGTTTACAGACCCGTCCCAAAGTGCTGGAATAAGGCTGTATTGGACAATAAGAAGTAGGTCAGAACCGCGCCGAGAACCCCGCCAAGCAGAAATCCACCTGCGTACTCATTCCAACCGTGCCCAGTTGCGAGTTCTTGGGGCGGGTTAGGAGTAGTAATCGTTGCAGTAGGAGCGGGGGGATTGGTTGCGCCGTAGAGTGAGATGCTCAGGGCTGAAATCAAGAGCAACCCAAATCCGGAGAGCAAGCCAGAGAGCGCTGCCATTGGAGTGTCGCGTAAAGGACCTAGCAAGGTAAAGGGAAGAATAATCCACAGCCCGTGGAAAAAGCCGACTTCTAAGCCGCGACGTTGAGGAGAAAGACCTTGGCGGTAAGCAGGCAGCGCTGAAAGATAGGATTTGACGAGCGGAGAAGAATTGATTGGCGTAGATAGGTTGCCGTCATAAATATCAGCACCGGGAGAAACGACCTCATTATTGCGGGGATCTCTGGGGTCATTCGTTGCTTCAGGATGTCTGAGAACTTGCATAAGAAATAGATCCAGTTTTATAGGGTTCTAGAAGCGATCTTAGAAATGCACCAAGCCAGCTTCATCAGCCTTTAGAAGTGAGGAAAAATCTTTCTTTTGTTAGACCAGTTTCGGACGCTGCGATCGCCGGATATCGATATGTTGCGATCGCTGGAAATCAACTGCAAGATTTGGAATGTAAGGGTTTATAAACCTGTAGCCCGATTTACAGCTTGATTTTTAGCCCCAGTGCAATAATCATTGCAATCTAGTTCACCAAGTTTCTTTATAAAGATTTAAGATTTAGCAACAACTCGCCCCAAACCTAGAAATCCCCCGTATTGTTAGAAGAGTTCAACCTGTTCATTCAAGTTCGTTTCATTGAGGTGAATCTATGTCATTTGGCATCACCATCAGTTATCTAAGGTCGCTATTGCTCGCGGTGTTGCTCAGCTTTCTTACACCGATCGCGTTAATTGGCAGTGCAATCATCATTCTGCTCTGCATTGGATCTGTACCGGGATTGATGTTGTTCGGGCAAGCCTGCGCGACTCAATTGCTCTATTTCCTTGCAACCTTTGGCAATGGCAGTGCTTGGGAAGGTGTCATTGTTATTGGATGCGCGTGTGCTGTGGTCGGTGGTTTGTTTGATACGTACATCTTTACAGTTACGACTTCAACGGATAAGTTCGACGCAAAATAGGTCAATTTTGACGAAACTCTCTAGGATAGAGAACGTGCCTTAAGGGTTTCGTGGAATGAAAAGAATAAGTCGAGCGATCCTGAGCTTTGGATTAGTTTTTCTGTTGAGTTGGCAAAGTGCGCCAGGAATCGGATGGGCGAGAACTCTGCCTCAGACTCAATCGATTCAGCCTTATCTCGATCGAGTCATTCAGAATATTACCGAGTTTAAGTTAGAGAATGGCTTGAAGTTTATTGTTTTGGAGCGGCATCAAGCGCCAGTGGTTTCGTTTCTCACTTATGCCGATGTCGGTGGAGCGGATGAGCCAGAAGGAAAAACTGGCGTTGCCCACTTTTTAGAGCATTTGGCATTTAAAGGAACAACTCGGATTGGAACAAGTGATTACAAAGCCGAGCAGCCACTCCTAGAAAAATTAGATCAGCTAGCAGCAGAGATTAAAGCTGCAAAAGATCAAAAGAAAGATGTCACAGCCCTCCAAGCAGAATTTACTCGCATTGAAGCTGAAGCCACACGGCTAGGGCGACAGAACGAATTAGGGCGAATTGTTGAGCAGGCGGGTGGAGTTGGCTTAAATGCAAATACGTCCGCAGATGCGACTCGCTATTTTTACAGTTTTCCGTCGAATAAGTTAGAGCTTTGGATGTCCTTGGAATCTGAGCGCTTCTTAGACCCAGTGTTTCGAGAGTTTTATCAGGAGAAATCTGTCATCCTCGAAGAAAGACGGCTAAGAACTGAGAATTCTCCGATCGGGCAATTGATCGAAGCCTTCACAGGAAAAGCGTTTACAGTTCATCCTTATCGCCGCCCAGTGATTGGCTATTCACAAGATTTGGTCAATCTGACTCGCCAGGATGTAACGGACTTTTTTAACACGCATTACACTCCGAATAATTTGACGATCGCAATTGTCGGCGATGTCAATCCCACCGAAGTCAAACGTCTCGCTCAAATTTATTTCGGTCGATATAAAGCAAAACCTGCACCGCCAGAAGTCCTTGCAGTCGAGCCACCGCAGACGCAGCAGAAAGAAGTTACCCTCAAGCTGCAATCTCAGCCTTGGTATTTGGAAGGCTATCATCGTCCGGCATTGAACCATCCAGATAATGCCGTCTATGAAACGCTGACATCGATTCTCAGCGACGGACGGACTTCTCGACTCTACAAATCGCTGGTCGAAGAGAAAAAATTAGCATTAGCCGCACAGGGACTAAATGGATTCCCCGGAGATAAATTCCCGAATTTGATTTTGTTCTATGCGTTGACGGCTCCCGGTCGATCGCTCGAAGAAGTGGCATCTGCACTGAGAGCAGAAATTGAGCGCTTAAAAACTCAGCCAGTTTCAGCACAAGAACTCGATCGCGTTAAAACTCAAGCTAGAGCCGGATTACTGCGATCGCTCGATTCTAATATGGGCATGGCTCAGGCATTGTTGGAATACGAGGTGAAAACGGGAAGCTGGCGGAATTTGTTTCAGCAAGTTGATGCGATCGAGAAAATTACTCCTGCGGATATTCAGCGAGTTGCCACCGCAACTTTTACTGATCAAAACCGCACCATTGGTCGAATTTTGCCGCAAGGATAAGCACGATGAAATTATTCCGACTCTCAAGTTTATTTGTTCTTGCCTGTCTGGTTGTTTTGCTGCGGGTTCATCCCGCCGTGGCAGATACGCCCAAGCATTATACAGATCTCAAATTCTCGTCCCCTCCAGAGGTCAAAGTCCCCGACTATACTCAGTTCAAGCTCAAAAATGGCTTAACCGTGTATTTGATGGAAGACCACGAATTGCCTTTAGTGAGTGGAACTGCGATCGTCCGAACTGGGGATCGATTTGAACCTGCAAATCAAGTTGGACTCGGTGAACTGACAGGAATAGTGATGCGCTCTGGCGGCACTCAGAAACGCAGTGCCAATCAGGTGAATCAATTCCTAGAACAACGTGCCGCCAGCATTGAAACGAGTATTTCAACCACGGCTGGAAATGCGAGCTTCAATACGCTGACCGAAGATTTGCCAGAAGTTTTTGATCTGTTTGCAGAAGTGATTCAACAACCTGCTTTTGCAGACAATCAAGTCACGATCGCGAA is part of the Leptolyngbya boryana PCC 6306 genome and harbors:
- a CDS encoding photosystem I reaction center subunit XI gives rise to the protein MQVLRHPEATNDPRDPRNNEVVSPGADIYDGNLSTPINSSPLVKSYLSALPAYRQGLSPQRRGLEVGFFHGLWIILPFTLLGPLRDTPMAALSGLLSGFGLLLISALSISLYGATNPPAPTATITTPNPPQELATGHGWNEYAGGFLLGGVLGAVLTYFLLSNTALFQHFGTGL
- a CDS encoding M16 family metallopeptidase; the encoded protein is MKRISRAILSFGLVFLLSWQSAPGIGWARTLPQTQSIQPYLDRVIQNITEFKLENGLKFIVLERHQAPVVSFLTYADVGGADEPEGKTGVAHFLEHLAFKGTTRIGTSDYKAEQPLLEKLDQLAAEIKAAKDQKKDVTALQAEFTRIEAEATRLGRQNELGRIVEQAGGVGLNANTSADATRYFYSFPSNKLELWMSLESERFLDPVFREFYQEKSVILEERRLRTENSPIGQLIEAFTGKAFTVHPYRRPVIGYSQDLVNLTRQDVTDFFNTHYTPNNLTIAIVGDVNPTEVKRLAQIYFGRYKAKPAPPEVLAVEPPQTQQKEVTLKLQSQPWYLEGYHRPALNHPDNAVYETLTSILSDGRTSRLYKSLVEEKKLALAAQGLNGFPGDKFPNLILFYALTAPGRSLEEVASALRAEIERLKTQPVSAQELDRVKTQARAGLLRSLDSNMGMAQALLEYEVKTGSWRNLFQQVDAIEKITPADIQRVATATFTDQNRTIGRILPQG